The following are encoded together in the uncultured Sphaerochaeta sp. genome:
- a CDS encoding alpha/beta fold hydrolase: MHITYEVPDFSVKHYQDQSPVRKSARAWAMLHDESAEQAVLLCHGYTGYPGELIRPGIDLFEKGYDVYCPRYPGHGTSNKDFLASKAEDWIGTAYDAYAYLSTKYDKVSVVGHSMGGAIATIIADAFSADTLVLLAPALVVPAIPRKTIWLLKHFIKKRKVSWQGDPEYHFYYEGDPDDDAYLGSQYWSYQFPSGIWQLERVRKQAVACIDHLSSDTLAISGGKDLTIPQEACMLVVNKSKGENKHLHIEDIGHLMPYDKNQKAQEKAMVAVVSWIEGER, from the coding sequence ATGCACATAACCTATGAAGTACCCGATTTTTCAGTAAAGCACTATCAGGACCAGTCTCCTGTACGGAAAAGTGCCAGGGCGTGGGCAATGCTCCACGACGAGTCAGCAGAGCAAGCAGTGTTGCTCTGTCATGGATACACCGGATATCCTGGGGAGCTGATCAGACCAGGTATTGATCTTTTCGAGAAGGGGTATGATGTTTATTGTCCCCGTTACCCGGGTCACGGTACAAGCAACAAGGATTTTCTCGCTTCCAAGGCGGAAGATTGGATTGGAACTGCATATGATGCCTATGCTTATCTTTCCACTAAGTATGATAAGGTTTCTGTGGTTGGTCACTCCATGGGAGGAGCTATAGCCACCATTATTGCTGATGCGTTTTCTGCCGACACATTGGTTCTGCTTGCTCCTGCTCTGGTGGTTCCTGCAATTCCAAGGAAGACCATCTGGTTGCTGAAGCATTTTATCAAGAAACGCAAGGTCTCCTGGCAGGGTGATCCTGAATATCACTTCTACTATGAGGGAGATCCCGATGACGATGCATATCTGGGGTCTCAATATTGGTCATATCAGTTCCCTTCAGGAATTTGGCAGTTGGAGCGGGTTCGAAAGCAAGCAGTTGCCTGCATCGATCACCTCTCCTCAGATACCTTGGCTATCAGCGGGGGAAAGGATCTCACCATTCCCCAGGAAGCCTGTATGTTGGTTGTCAACAAGAGTAAAGGGGAAAATAAGCACCTGCATATTGAAGATATCGGACATCTTATGCCCTACGACAAGAACCAGAAGGCGCAGGAAAAGGCGATGGTTGCGGTGGTTTCTTGGATTGAAGGAGAACGTTAG
- a CDS encoding HD domain-containing protein: protein MAYFDTVHSIERRKTILINPTIPAFFAGGNTSLTNLFRLPVTLFTTLYTSKYLSPFNQFSSFPIELLFLLFSLISFLLAYNIQRTCRPRYLREHELLVSDILAHEEFLKLKEYHHHTNHIYDHVTRVSYISYRISKALGLDYHAAARGGLLHDFFLYDWRERKSQDEKRSSHGKEHPYIALENAQKYFTVNAKEADIIVKHMFPKTFSLPRYRESFIVSLSDKIAAVYEYSQQFKRS from the coding sequence TTGGCGTATTTCGATACGGTACACTCAATTGAACGGAGGAAAACAATACTGATCAACCCAACGATACCAGCCTTTTTTGCAGGGGGAAACACCTCCCTCACAAACCTGTTTAGGTTGCCTGTTACCCTATTTACTACGTTATACACTTCCAAATATCTCAGCCCATTCAATCAATTCTCCAGCTTTCCAATTGAACTACTGTTCCTACTCTTTTCCCTTATCAGTTTTCTACTCGCCTACAACATTCAACGAACCTGCAGACCGCGTTATCTGCGCGAGCACGAACTGTTGGTAAGTGATATACTTGCTCATGAGGAATTCCTCAAACTGAAAGAGTATCATCATCACACCAATCATATCTATGACCACGTCACCAGGGTAAGCTACATCTCATACCGTATCAGCAAGGCTTTAGGCTTGGACTATCACGCTGCAGCACGGGGAGGATTGCTCCATGACTTCTTCCTCTATGACTGGAGGGAGCGAAAGAGCCAGGATGAAAAGCGTTCATCCCACGGGAAAGAACATCCCTATATCGCTTTGGAGAATGCACAGAAGTACTTCACAGTGAATGCAAAGGAAGCTGACATCATTGTCAAGCATATGTTCCCGAAGACCTTCTCTCTTCCCAGATATCGGGAGAGTTTCATCGTAAGTCTCAGCGATAAGATCGCTGCAGTCTACGAGTACAGCCAACAATTCAAACGTTCCTAA
- the gltX gene encoding glutamate--tRNA ligase, with translation MEVRVRYAPSPTGLQHIGGVRTALFNYFFARANEGKFILRVEDTDRERYSDESLQDLYDTLEWLGIKWDEGPVVGGDYGPYIQSERFDLYKQYAEKLVDEGKAYYCYCTPRRLEALREQQQQEKSKQQGYDRHCRNLTTEQRKAYEDEGIKPVIRLKVPSEGKTTFHDVLMGDISRKNKDVSPDPVLLKSDGFPTYHLANVIDDHMMGITHIMRAQEWIPSGPLHIILYEAFGWQPPLYCHLPMVMGKDGQKLSKRHGSTAVREFREKGYLPDALMNYVSMVGWSYDGQREFFSKEELEQLFTLEKINKAPGIFDYKKLDWFNGQYIRQKGDEELLGLLLPYMEKAGFVTLPLQEHAKRDMLALTVVSKERLKVLSDIVDLSRFLFETPTYEDVNLFAAKKVDLATATLALERAYAKLKEGFDTGKEQEEIEEEIASLAVELDIKVNGVFMPLRVALTGSTVSLPLFDSIKLLGQEETYKRIETALDVLKREV, from the coding sequence ATGGAAGTACGAGTACGCTATGCGCCTTCTCCGACCGGTTTGCAACATATCGGTGGGGTAAGGACCGCATTATTTAACTATTTCTTTGCCCGTGCAAACGAAGGCAAGTTCATTTTACGTGTGGAAGACACCGATCGTGAGCGTTACAGTGATGAGTCCTTGCAGGACTTATATGACACGCTCGAGTGGTTGGGTATTAAATGGGACGAAGGCCCAGTGGTTGGCGGAGATTATGGTCCCTATATCCAAAGCGAGCGTTTCGACCTATATAAACAGTATGCTGAGAAGCTGGTGGATGAAGGCAAGGCTTATTACTGTTACTGTACTCCCCGGCGGTTGGAAGCCTTGCGTGAACAGCAACAGCAAGAGAAGAGCAAGCAGCAGGGATATGACCGCCACTGCCGTAATCTTACCACCGAACAGCGTAAGGCGTATGAGGATGAAGGCATCAAACCCGTTATTCGTTTGAAGGTGCCCTCTGAGGGCAAGACAACCTTCCACGATGTGCTCATGGGGGATATCTCTAGAAAGAACAAGGATGTCAGTCCTGATCCTGTCCTGCTCAAGAGTGACGGATTCCCCACCTATCATCTGGCAAACGTCATTGATGACCACATGATGGGTATTACGCATATCATGAGGGCACAAGAGTGGATTCCCTCCGGCCCTCTACACATCATTCTCTATGAAGCATTTGGTTGGCAGCCTCCCTTGTATTGCCATCTCCCGATGGTTATGGGCAAGGATGGGCAGAAACTCAGCAAGCGTCATGGCTCGACAGCTGTGAGGGAGTTCCGAGAGAAGGGATACCTCCCTGATGCTTTGATGAACTATGTGAGCATGGTAGGATGGTCCTACGATGGACAGAGGGAATTTTTCAGCAAGGAAGAGCTTGAACAGCTTTTCACTCTGGAGAAGATCAATAAGGCTCCTGGGATATTTGACTACAAGAAACTTGATTGGTTCAATGGACAGTATATTCGTCAGAAAGGGGATGAAGAGCTCTTGGGTCTGTTGCTTCCCTATATGGAGAAAGCTGGATTTGTCACCCTTCCTCTACAGGAACATGCAAAGCGCGACATGCTTGCTCTCACGGTAGTGAGTAAGGAGCGGCTGAAGGTACTCAGTGATATTGTAGATCTGAGTAGGTTTCTCTTTGAGACACCCACCTATGAGGATGTGAATTTGTTCGCTGCCAAAAAGGTGGATTTGGCAACTGCAACCCTCGCCTTGGAGAGAGCTTATGCAAAGCTTAAGGAAGGGTTTGACACAGGCAAGGAGCAAGAGGAAATTGAAGAGGAGATTGCTTCCCTTGCCGTTGAATTGGATATCAAGGTGAACGGGGTATTCATGCCCCTGAGGGTTGCCCTCACCGGTAGTACGGTTAGCCTTCCCCTGTTTGACTCAATCAAGCTATTGGGTCAGGAAGAGACATATAAACGAATTGAAACAGCGTTGGACGTGCTGAAGAGAGAGGTATAA
- a CDS encoding glycine--tRNA ligase, translating into MAEVTMDKIVSLCKRRGFIFQSSEIYGGLNGAYDYGPLGVQLKNNIRDFWWKEMTQIHDDIVGLDASILMHPRVWEASGHVSNFSDPMVDCKQCKSRFRADQIDLGGACPTCGTRDSFTEPRNFNLMFATHIGANLDGGSTIYLRPETAQGIYADFKNVVSSSRVKVPFGIAQVGKSFRNEITTKNFIFRSCEFEQMEMQWFCKPGTDESWFGYWREQRMAFYHKMGIKPSSLRWHQHGPDELAFYAKDAYDIQFLFPMGWQELEGVHNRTDYDLGQHQKFSGKDLTYLDPEDNQRYIPYVVETSAGLTRNVLMALSDAYEEETLEGGDIRTVLHFHPNIAPVTVAVLPLVKKDGIAEFASKLEKELRDDFSTFFDVSGAIGRRYRRMDEIGTPYCVTVDYQTLEDNTVTLRYRDSMEQSRVSIATLVATIKEANKAYKRVE; encoded by the coding sequence ATGGCAGAAGTAACGATGGATAAGATTGTCTCCTTATGTAAGCGACGTGGTTTTATTTTTCAGTCAAGTGAAATTTATGGTGGCTTGAATGGCGCTTATGACTACGGCCCACTGGGAGTCCAGCTGAAAAACAATATTCGTGATTTCTGGTGGAAAGAGATGACCCAGATCCATGACGACATCGTAGGATTGGATGCCTCCATCCTTATGCATCCCCGAGTATGGGAAGCGAGTGGCCATGTGTCCAACTTCAGTGACCCCATGGTTGATTGCAAGCAATGCAAGTCACGATTCCGTGCTGATCAGATTGATCTCGGTGGTGCTTGCCCTACCTGTGGTACCCGCGATAGTTTCACCGAACCAAGGAATTTCAACCTGATGTTTGCGACCCACATTGGCGCAAATCTAGACGGAGGCTCCACAATCTACCTACGGCCTGAGACTGCACAGGGAATCTATGCAGATTTCAAGAATGTGGTATCCTCAAGCCGTGTGAAAGTTCCCTTCGGCATTGCACAGGTAGGCAAGTCCTTCAGAAACGAAATCACCACGAAGAATTTTATCTTCCGTTCTTGTGAATTCGAGCAGATGGAAATGCAGTGGTTCTGCAAACCCGGAACAGATGAGTCCTGGTTTGGCTATTGGCGTGAACAGAGGATGGCTTTCTATCATAAGATGGGTATCAAGCCAAGCAGCCTCAGGTGGCATCAGCATGGCCCAGATGAACTGGCTTTCTACGCAAAGGATGCCTATGATATTCAGTTCCTATTTCCAATGGGCTGGCAAGAACTTGAGGGTGTGCATAACCGGACCGATTATGATCTGGGACAGCATCAGAAGTTCAGTGGGAAAGATCTTACCTATCTCGATCCTGAGGATAACCAGCGCTATATCCCCTATGTAGTGGAAACCTCAGCTGGCTTGACCCGTAATGTATTGATGGCACTGAGCGATGCGTATGAGGAAGAGACCTTGGAAGGGGGAGATATCAGGACGGTACTGCACTTTCATCCGAATATTGCTCCTGTTACTGTTGCGGTCCTTCCTCTGGTTAAGAAGGATGGAATCGCGGAATTTGCTTCCAAGCTCGAAAAGGAACTGAGAGATGACTTCTCCACCTTCTTCGATGTCAGTGGTGCAATCGGGCGTAGATATCGTAGAATGGATGAGATTGGCACACCATACTGTGTTACCGTTGATTACCAAACCTTGGAAGACAATACGGTTACCCTGCGATACAGAGACAGTATGGAACAGAGCAGAGTAAGCATCGCAACATTGGTTGCGACGATCAAGGAAGCAAACAAAGCATACAAGCGAGTGGAGTAG
- the tyrS gene encoding tyrosine--tRNA ligase yields MNKALQTLIDRGFVKACTDYDALSDLMDAGPVTFYVGADPTGKSLHIGHMVPFFAMHHLQNAGHNPIALVGGGTAMIGDPSGKTEMRRMLSVEQIEKNCASIKEQLGTVVDFSEQPEDGKGKAVALNNADWLNGLNYITFLREIGKHFSVNRMLTFESYKQRLERGLSFIEFNYQLLQSYDFHILSRDHGCRLQIGGDDQWGNIVSGIELIRKLGGPECYGLTFNLITRADGHKMGKSEKGAVFLDPELFSAYDFYQYWRNVNDADVVKFLKLFTFLSLEEIAQYEGENININDAKDRLAYEQTKIIHGEEEAEKARTAAKAMFNGANLGIDGREGMPSLTIRKAELDSGIGVLDLFSRTDLAATNSDARRLVTGGGAWIGEHRVEDPKTLIDSSYLDEYGELILRAGKKRYFRISVE; encoded by the coding sequence ATGAATAAAGCATTACAGACCCTGATCGATCGAGGGTTCGTCAAAGCATGTACCGATTACGATGCGCTCAGTGACCTGATGGATGCAGGCCCTGTAACGTTCTATGTAGGTGCAGACCCAACCGGTAAAAGTCTTCACATCGGTCATATGGTTCCTTTTTTTGCCATGCATCATCTTCAGAATGCAGGTCATAATCCTATCGCGCTTGTGGGGGGAGGAACCGCTATGATCGGGGACCCCTCTGGAAAGACAGAGATGCGAAGGATGCTCTCTGTTGAGCAGATTGAGAAAAATTGTGCTTCCATCAAGGAACAGTTGGGAACAGTTGTTGACTTCAGCGAGCAACCGGAAGATGGAAAAGGAAAAGCTGTTGCATTGAATAATGCAGACTGGCTTAATGGATTGAACTATATCACCTTCCTCCGGGAGATTGGAAAACATTTCTCGGTGAACAGGATGCTCACTTTTGAATCATACAAGCAACGTCTTGAGCGTGGGCTTTCATTCATTGAGTTCAACTATCAGTTGTTGCAATCCTACGATTTTCATATTCTCAGCCGTGATCATGGTTGCCGCCTGCAGATTGGAGGAGATGATCAGTGGGGGAATATTGTCAGTGGCATCGAGTTGATCAGAAAACTTGGTGGTCCTGAATGTTATGGTTTGACATTCAACCTGATCACGCGCGCCGATGGACACAAGATGGGTAAGAGTGAGAAGGGTGCGGTTTTTCTCGATCCTGAACTCTTCAGTGCCTATGATTTCTACCAATACTGGCGAAATGTCAACGATGCAGATGTGGTGAAGTTCCTCAAACTCTTTACCTTCCTCTCTCTTGAGGAAATTGCCCAGTATGAGGGAGAGAACATCAATATCAACGATGCAAAAGATCGTCTTGCCTATGAACAGACAAAGATCATTCATGGAGAAGAAGAGGCTGAAAAGGCAAGGACTGCAGCAAAGGCCATGTTCAATGGAGCCAATCTGGGCATTGATGGTCGTGAAGGTATGCCTTCACTGACAATCAGAAAGGCAGAGCTGGACTCAGGTATTGGTGTGCTAGATTTGTTCAGCCGAACTGACTTGGCTGCAACCAACAGTGATGCTCGCCGCTTGGTAACAGGTGGGGGCGCATGGATCGGGGAACATCGTGTTGAGGATCCCAAGACACTCATCGACTCCTCCTATCTGGATGAGTACGGGGAGTTGATTCTCCGTGCTGGAAAGAAGCGGTATTTCCGTATCAGTGTTGAATAA
- a CDS encoding ABC transporter substrate-binding protein has protein sequence MKHKISLVFVALLAMVAIGAQPVVETPVDSPLEVQFAVMAGPTGFSSVALNENGGRITEDIQIAMQVFPSPNEVVARLANGELDFACLPSNLAANIYNKGVKIKLAAVIGNGMLSVVSSDGSVQGVGDLLGKTVHVPGAGSTPDQMAQLLLREAGLEAGVDVILDYSVASPAQLAQLTIAGKVSLVMLPQPFVSMILNGSKRAKEVVDVQALYKELSGVANYPMSVMVVSEQFAKNHPRALAQVLKAYEDSVAWVNAEPEAAGKAIEEAGIMKAALATPSIPFCNLVFAPSQEVKDEVQAYYRFLHSFSPAAIGGTVPAGSLYL, from the coding sequence ATGAAACACAAAATCAGTCTTGTTTTCGTAGCCCTGCTTGCCATGGTGGCTATCGGGGCACAGCCGGTTGTTGAGACTCCGGTTGACTCGCCATTGGAAGTTCAGTTCGCTGTCATGGCCGGACCTACTGGATTTTCTTCTGTAGCCCTGAATGAGAATGGTGGGAGGATCACCGAGGACATTCAGATTGCAATGCAGGTATTCCCTTCCCCCAATGAAGTGGTAGCCCGCCTGGCCAATGGGGAGCTCGATTTCGCCTGTCTTCCTTCCAATCTTGCTGCAAATATCTACAACAAGGGAGTCAAGATCAAGCTAGCTGCAGTTATCGGTAACGGGATGCTCAGTGTAGTTTCCAGCGATGGGTCGGTTCAAGGTGTGGGCGATCTACTGGGAAAAACGGTACATGTCCCCGGCGCTGGCTCCACCCCAGACCAGATGGCCCAACTGTTGCTTAGGGAAGCTGGACTTGAGGCTGGAGTGGATGTAATCCTTGACTATTCTGTAGCCAGTCCTGCACAGCTTGCACAGCTGACCATTGCAGGGAAGGTGTCCTTGGTTATGTTGCCACAGCCGTTTGTTTCAATGATTCTCAATGGGAGCAAGCGTGCAAAAGAAGTTGTTGATGTCCAGGCGCTCTATAAAGAGCTTTCTGGAGTTGCAAACTATCCTATGAGTGTTATGGTGGTAAGTGAGCAGTTTGCAAAGAACCACCCACGTGCCTTGGCCCAGGTACTCAAGGCGTATGAGGACTCGGTAGCTTGGGTAAATGCAGAACCCGAGGCTGCCGGTAAAGCAATTGAGGAAGCAGGGATCATGAAGGCTGCCTTGGCTACTCCTTCCATCCCTTTCTGTAATTTGGTGTTTGCACCAAGCCAGGAAGTTAAGGATGAAGTACAGGCTTACTATAGGTTCCTCCATTCCTTCAGCCCAGCAGCCATCGGTGGTACAGTTCCTGCAGGCAGTTTATATCTGTAA
- a CDS encoding ABC transporter permease subunit: MRSMKRNLILLLASAILLIMWQGASMWLDSQILLPSLGPVFTTLLGLVREPAFTTNVVFTVLRALESFLIILVSASILGVLAGKHSLLSTFFKPFVTTLKAVPVMSIILLAFIWFTSGTVPLFSAFLMGFPVMFVQMEMGVRQLDSNLDEMCDLYGFSKQTKLVHFIVPSLVPFFVTGAKTALSMVWKVVIAAEVLTVPQYGVGSRMQLAQVQLETDKVLSWTLIAIFLTAFGDLVFALVVDGVGALKHRLDARKVPCVS; encoded by the coding sequence ATGCGTTCTATGAAGCGGAATCTGATACTTCTTCTTGCTTCAGCAATCCTGCTTATCATGTGGCAGGGTGCCTCCATGTGGCTCGATAGTCAGATTCTGCTTCCCAGTCTTGGTCCGGTATTCACTACCTTGCTTGGCTTGGTACGTGAACCGGCCTTTACTACTAATGTGGTTTTCACTGTCCTTAGGGCATTGGAGAGTTTCTTGATCATTCTCGTGAGTGCTTCAATCCTAGGGGTTCTTGCTGGTAAGCACTCCTTGCTCTCCACTTTCTTTAAACCTTTTGTCACTACACTGAAAGCGGTACCAGTGATGAGTATCATTTTACTTGCCTTCATCTGGTTCACCAGTGGTACTGTCCCCTTGTTTTCAGCATTTCTTATGGGGTTCCCTGTGATGTTTGTACAGATGGAGATGGGAGTAAGGCAACTTGATTCTAATCTCGATGAGATGTGTGACCTCTATGGATTCTCAAAACAGACGAAGCTTGTGCACTTCATTGTGCCTTCCTTGGTTCCTTTCTTCGTCACTGGCGCCAAGACAGCGCTTTCCATGGTCTGGAAAGTGGTTATTGCGGCAGAGGTGCTGACGGTCCCCCAATATGGTGTTGGTTCAAGGATGCAACTTGCCCAAGTACAACTGGAGACTGACAAGGTGCTATCTTGGACCTTGATAGCTATCTTCCTGACTGCCTTTGGTGACCTGGTGTTCGCCTTGGTGGTGGATGGCGTCGGTGCTCTGAAGCATCGCCTCGATGCAAGGAAGGTGCCATGCGTTTCCTGA
- a CDS encoding ABC transporter ATP-binding protein: MRFLNISKRYGENQVFDHFSLEVPPSTILSVVGPSGEGKTTLLQMASGLLQPDEGTIEKEDGEQGVISYLFQEPRLLPSSTVYENVELALRSSSKARREREERALHYLGLVGLQESLSLYPHQLSGGMRQRVAIARAFAHQCDLMLLDEPFQSLDIKLKYALVYSFIRLWEECPKTTLFVTHDPKEAILLGDAVCCLGDPKQPLLYQKINIPRNARNIGDASLLALEAKLVETLVQS, from the coding sequence ATGCGTTTCCTGAATATATCCAAACGATACGGTGAAAACCAGGTATTCGATCATTTCAGTCTTGAGGTACCTCCATCAACGATACTCTCAGTTGTCGGACCATCAGGTGAAGGAAAGACAACCTTGTTGCAGATGGCTTCCGGATTGCTACAGCCAGATGAAGGAACAATTGAAAAGGAGGATGGTGAGCAGGGTGTTATCAGTTATCTCTTCCAGGAGCCTCGGCTTCTCCCCTCCAGTACCGTATATGAGAACGTAGAGCTTGCCCTTCGCTCCTCTAGCAAGGCGAGACGTGAGAGGGAAGAGCGAGCACTTCACTATCTTGGTCTTGTAGGACTGCAGGAGAGTCTCTCTCTCTATCCTCATCAGCTTTCAGGGGGGATGAGGCAGCGTGTCGCGATTGCAAGGGCCTTTGCCCATCAATGTGATCTCATGCTGCTCGATGAGCCTTTCCAGAGTCTAGATATCAAATTGAAGTATGCTCTTGTATATTCTTTCATCAGATTGTGGGAAGAGTGTCCGAAAACTACGCTGTTTGTCACTCATGATCCTAAGGAAGCCATTTTACTGGGAGATGCTGTGTGTTGTCTTGGTGACCCAAAACAACCACTGTTGTACCAAAAAATAAATATTCCCCGCAATGCGAGGAATATCGGTGATGCATCACTGCTGGCTTTGGAAGCCAAGCTGGTGGAAACGTTGGTACAATCCTAG
- a CDS encoding desulfoferrodoxin family protein, with product MKDQIFYICKHCGNIAVKVVDRGPKLSCCGEEMAPLKANTVDAAQEKHVPVVSIEGNKLSVNVGSVDHPMTQEHHIEFIYVQTEKGGMRKALPVDGKPHATFALDEDKAVAVYEYCNLHGLWKVDL from the coding sequence ATGAAAGATCAGATTTTCTACATTTGTAAGCACTGTGGCAACATTGCTGTGAAGGTTGTTGACAGAGGTCCGAAACTCTCTTGCTGTGGCGAAGAGATGGCCCCCTTGAAGGCAAACACTGTTGATGCAGCCCAGGAGAAGCATGTTCCTGTCGTAAGCATTGAAGGGAACAAGCTGAGTGTGAATGTAGGTTCCGTGGATCATCCAATGACCCAGGAACACCACATCGAATTCATTTATGTCCAGACTGAAAAGGGTGGCATGAGAAAGGCTCTCCCTGTTGACGGAAAGCCACACGCAACCTTTGCCCTCGATGAGGACAAGGCTGTTGCTGTTTACGAGTATTGCAACCTACATGGACTCTGGAAGGTCGATCTCTAG
- the gdhA gene encoding NADP-specific glutamate dehydrogenase, protein MHEATQQILDHVKQVDPNQSEFIQAVTSFMASIDHLVDDLPQIVYHKVLDRMVEPERVIMFRVPWVDDDGQLQINRAFRVQMNSAIGPYKGGLRFHPSVNLSILKFLAFEQTFKNSLTGLAMGGGKGGSDFNPKGKSDNEVMRFCQSMMTELSRHIGEDTDIPAGDIGVGGREIGYLYGQYRRMKNRSVGILTGKGPTYGGSYIRPEATGYGLVYLSAAILEGKGKSLKGKTCLVSGSGNVAQYTAEKLLHMGAKPISMSDSSGILIDPSGIDEKKLAYIKTLKNVRRGRISEYAQQFKEATYIPHNGSNDANPLWDVKADYAFPCATQNEINGNDAKNLVANGISLVGEGANMPTTLEADDIFKEAGVLHAPGKAANAGGVAVSGLEMAQNSQKLQWTPEQVDQQLQQIMKNIYASISQAAEKYSTQDNFVDGANIAGFLKVSEAMIAQGYV, encoded by the coding sequence ATGCACGAAGCAACACAACAAATCCTTGACCACGTAAAGCAAGTCGATCCCAACCAGAGCGAATTCATCCAGGCTGTAACCTCATTCATGGCCTCAATCGATCATTTGGTGGATGATCTGCCTCAGATTGTATATCATAAGGTCCTAGATAGGATGGTTGAACCTGAACGTGTCATTATGTTTCGCGTTCCCTGGGTGGATGACGATGGACAACTGCAGATCAACCGCGCATTCCGTGTTCAGATGAATAGCGCTATTGGTCCCTACAAGGGTGGATTAAGATTCCATCCCTCAGTGAACCTTTCGATCCTGAAATTCCTTGCATTCGAGCAGACCTTCAAGAACAGTCTGACCGGCCTAGCCATGGGCGGAGGTAAAGGTGGAAGTGACTTTAACCCCAAGGGAAAGAGCGACAACGAAGTTATGCGTTTCTGTCAGAGCATGATGACCGAACTTTCACGCCATATTGGCGAGGATACTGATATTCCAGCAGGGGATATCGGGGTTGGGGGTCGAGAAATCGGATATCTCTATGGGCAATACAGGAGAATGAAAAATCGTTCTGTCGGTATCTTGACCGGTAAGGGACCCACCTATGGCGGCTCCTATATCCGTCCTGAAGCAACAGGGTATGGCCTGGTGTATCTTTCCGCTGCTATTCTCGAAGGCAAGGGAAAGAGCCTCAAAGGAAAAACCTGTCTTGTCAGTGGTAGTGGAAACGTTGCACAATACACCGCTGAAAAGCTGTTACACATGGGTGCCAAACCAATCAGCATGAGCGACTCTTCTGGTATTCTTATCGATCCTTCTGGAATTGACGAAAAGAAACTGGCCTATATCAAGACGCTGAAAAATGTGAGAAGAGGAAGAATCAGCGAGTATGCCCAGCAGTTCAAGGAAGCAACCTACATCCCCCACAATGGCTCAAATGATGCCAATCCTTTGTGGGATGTAAAAGCAGACTACGCCTTTCCTTGTGCTACCCAGAATGAAATCAATGGGAATGATGCCAAGAACTTGGTAGCTAATGGGATTTCTTTGGTAGGTGAAGGCGCAAATATGCCAACTACATTGGAAGCTGATGATATTTTCAAGGAAGCGGGGGTTCTGCATGCTCCTGGAAAGGCAGCCAATGCCGGTGGTGTTGCAGTATCTGGATTGGAGATGGCACAGAACAGCCAGAAGCTCCAATGGACTCCTGAACAGGTCGACCAACAGTTGCAACAGATCATGAAAAACATCTACGCTTCCATCAGCCAAGCAGCAGAGAAGTACAGCACACAGGATAACTTCGTCGATGGTGCAAACATTGCTGGATTCCTGAAAGTAAGTGAGGCCATGATTGCCCAAGGATATGTGTAA